TTCGCCAGCCTGGAGGCGGAGGAGTCGGTTGCACAAGAGCTCGCCGACCTGAAGCGACGGGTTTCCGGGAATGTAGCTGAAGAGGCGAAATAGTGGGCGGAGGAGTAGGTGAGCTGGTCGCCATCGCGATTATTGTATTTGTCGCGATTCCGGCACCGCTGTTCATTGTTTTGCATTTCATTACGAAGTGGAAACAGTCGCGGGAGCTGTCGGGCGGCGACGAAAAAATGATGGAGGATCTCTGGTTGTTGTCAGAAAAACTGGATGACCGGCTGGAGGCCCTGGAGACGATACTGGACAACGAATTACCGGGCTGGAGGAAAAATCGATGAGTACATCGGGCAGATCGACAGGGGAATGCGGTGGCCCTGCCTTGCGCGGGCTGTACCGGGATCGCGAGAATGGCTGGATCTTCGGCGTTTGTGCCGGATTTGCCGAGTTTGCGAACTTCCGTACCACGACCGTCAGAATTATCGCCGTGCTGTGCCTGGTGTTTTTCTTTGTACCGACGGCGCTAACCTATATAGCCGCCACGTTGTTGATACGGCAGCGCCCGCTCACGTATTCAGGTGTACGTGCAGAGCAGGAGTTTTGGAGGAGTCATCGCTGTAACGATCACTGGAGAGCGTCATGAGCCCGCGGGACGGCTTGTCCACTCGCCGGTTTTATCGCGACTCCCGGCGTGGAATGATCGGCGGTGTGTGTGCTGGTATTGCGGACTATTTCGCGTTCAACCTGACCGCGACCCGAATCCTGACTGTCGTGATGCTGATAAGCTTCATGCCGGTGACGCTGCTTGCCTACTTTGGTTGCGTGATGCTCGTGCCGTCTGACCGTGGTCTGACCCGGCAGGAGTCTTACGATCCCGGGTTCAGGAAAGCAATGCGTTCGAATCCGGCGAATACGCTTGCCGATGTGAAGCGAAAGTTTCAGAAGCTCGACTCACGCCTGGCGCGGCTTGAGCGTTACGTGACGTCATCTCGATTCAATCTTGATCAAGAATTCCGAAATCTCTGAGATACAAAAAAATATGCAGTCCGAAAAGCGTAGGGGAGAGTGAATGAACGGAGTATTTACCTTTGTAGTGCTGCTTGCGGCTATTGTCCTGTCCGCAAGGCTCATTGAAACGTGGCTGAAGCAAAGAGCCGGCAAGGCGGAAGCCGACGAGAGTATCGGCGAGACACTGGAGAAGATCGATCGTCTGGAGGAGCGTATCCGCGTTCTCGAGCGTATCGTTACTGAGAACCGGGTCGACCTGAAACAGCAAATCGATAATCTGTAGACAATTCGACCGATCGCAGCAGGCAGCCATGTCCTCGCAAATCAAATTCCTCGAAGATCGCCTGAACGGGATCTCCAGCAGCAATGACGACTACTCAGCGATTGTCGTCAGTAAAGAACCGCAGTTATTGCGAAATCTGAACTGGCCGGCGAACACGGTTTGGCTGGACACGATCGACAAGCCCGATTGCCTCGATATATCGGTACGTAGTGATCTGGGCGTGATTTTCAAGCAGTTCGAACATATGCCGAGCGACTTAGTGATGCCGTTGCTGGCCCGACTGCGTGATTGCCATTGTGATGAACTGCTGGTGCACAGCGGTGGCAAGAGCCTGACCACCCGGGAAATGCTCGCGCTGGGCTTTACGCGAGCCACTTCCAGTGAGTCAGGAGGCTGGTTTCATTACCAGCGAGAAGAGTTCTACGAAGAGCGCACCTGGAACTCGCCCGACCAGTGGGCTCATCCGCAGAACTACAAACGGTTTCGTTGGTAGCGTTATTCGCCCCGCGCTTTAAATGCCTGAACCTGTTCGTTGAAACGTGCCGCTACCATTTCCATCTCGTCCACGGCGGCGTTGTACTTCTTGTTGACCATTTCTTCGCGCTGTTGCTCGTCTTCCGGGCTCAATTCAGCTTCCGCACGAGCCGCTTTTTCTTCTTCCAGCAAGCAGTCGAGATACGCTTCCATGCTAGCTACGAATGCTTTGACATCGCGCTGACCCGCAATCATTTCTTCCTTGCTGGCGGAGTCGCCATTCGGAATATCAACGCGAGTTGGGTAGTCGCAAGCAAAGCTGGTCTGTGCAAGAAACACAAGGGTCGCGGCGCCGACTAATTTGGTTACTCTGTTCATCAGGTCGATTTTATCCATGCAAGCGGCGGGTGCGCGGCACCGGCGCCGGTTAAAGAAGTGAGTGCCGCGCTATTTAAGCATTTTGCCCGGACTGAGTGAAGTGTGAGTGAAACTTATTGAATTATAAGTAATTTATAGGATGCCATCAGATGCGGCCATGCGCCAGACGGGTGCGCCGATCAAGCAAAAAGCGCGCGGTATTTGTCCGTTCCATCTGCTTGCGCCAGTAACAATTCGAGATAGTTATCCGAACTCATCGGATCGCCGAACAGCAGGCCCTGCACGTAGTTGCAGTCGAGCGTTTGCAGGAATGCCAGTTGTTCTTCCGTTTCGACGCCCTCGGCAACTACATCCATTTTCAGACTGCGTCCCATGTGCACGATCGTACCCACGATCGTCGCATCATCCGGATTTACTGCGATATCGCGCACAAACGACTTGTCGATTTTCAGCGTGCTGATAGGGAACTGCTGGAGCGCACTCAAGGATGAATAGCCAGTGCCGAAATCATCAATCGCGAGATGCAGTCCCAGCGCATACAGCTCATCCAGCAACTTGATCGTTCGTGCCGGATTCTCCATCAAGGTTGTTTCAGTGATCTCCAGCTCCAGAGAGGTTGGCGATACACCGTAGCCCCGCATGATGGCGCTGATTCGATTGATAAAGTTAGCTTGTCTTAGTTGCTTCAATGACAGATTAACTGAAACGCGGCCCGGAGACGGAACCGATCGCTGCCAGTAACGGAAATCTTCACAAACCCGATCCAGTACCCATTCGCCAATTTCTACAATCAGGTTGGTCTCTTCCGCAATTGGAATGAAGTCTGACGGAAGAATAATGCCGCGCTCCGGCAGCTCCCAGCGGACCAGTGCTTCGGCACCGATAACTTCGCCAGTGGCCAGGTTGTATTTGGGTTGATAATGAACCAACAGCTCGTCGCGTTCGAAGGCGCGCTTCAGTTTGCTCTTGGTCATGAGCCGCTCGACGGCCGCTTCGTTCATTTCGGGGCTGTAATAGGCAAATACATTGCCGCCTGCTTTCTTGGCGTGGTACAGGGCAGCGTCGGCATTGC
The DNA window shown above is from Woeseia oceani and carries:
- the pspB gene encoding envelope stress response membrane protein PspB, giving the protein MGGGVGELVAIAIIVFVAIPAPLFIVLHFITKWKQSRELSGGDEKMMEDLWLLSEKLDDRLEALETILDNELPGWRKNR
- a CDS encoding PspC domain-containing protein, which produces MSTSGRSTGECGGPALRGLYRDRENGWIFGVCAGFAEFANFRTTTVRIIAVLCLVFFFVPTALTYIAATLLIRQRPLTYSGVRAEQEFWRSHRCNDHWRAS
- the pspC gene encoding envelope stress response membrane protein PspC; this translates as MSPRDGLSTRRFYRDSRRGMIGGVCAGIADYFAFNLTATRILTVVMLISFMPVTLLAYFGCVMLVPSDRGLTRQESYDPGFRKAMRSNPANTLADVKRKFQKLDSRLARLERYVTSSRFNLDQEFRNL
- a CDS encoding DUF6231 family protein, which produces MSSQIKFLEDRLNGISSSNDDYSAIVVSKEPQLLRNLNWPANTVWLDTIDKPDCLDISVRSDLGVIFKQFEHMPSDLVMPLLARLRDCHCDELLVHSGGKSLTTREMLALGFTRATSSESGGWFHYQREEFYEERTWNSPDQWAHPQNYKRFRW